From a region of the Novipirellula artificiosorum genome:
- a CDS encoding bifunctional DNA primase/polymerase produces MNSERSGLADAAMRYARMGWPVYPVQPPNGKGCSCSKGAKCDSPGKHPYHALGGMQSASIDPSQLKDIFSNNEANLGLLCGSFLVLDVDGPQGIKDLAAMEEEHGPLPRTPTAATGGGGMHFLFKADHRVKSRTKIGGLSIDTKAGATSAIVAPPSRHMSGNTYRWLVSPEAVETAVAPEWLIRFVTGERTQSGTIFTVPEPSDFATHPGASEGERNGTLCRLVGSHLARYGETDDLIRLASEWGEKCDPPFGRRETERTVVALTAKHRAGGADTIRKGETLELDVTPFNEIEAKAVNWTWERRIASGKITLLTGDGGVGKSIFTCYVASQISRGEPFCDGSCCPLGDVFFVTGEDGAADTIRPRLDAAGADVARVHLVKGPIPRGQKFAMSVDLSLHINMLDRMLEEYPNAKLIVIDPIMDFLGAATNSDKATDVRQVLSPLRELAETHDVGILAINHLNKGGRSPKNRSLGSGAFVHVARIELRVCEDPEDAERRFLLPVKNNLAAADGLAYRIEGNSEGAGFAVWEKEPVDVSINDIEGEGGVERSSLEEAMEWLRGALADGRAKSRELLSQARRDGVAEITLRRAGKNLGIKPYSDDRAWWWELPAAKTDDDTVTDGEQPPEAESFAF; encoded by the coding sequence TTGAATTCTGAACGTTCCGGTTTAGCAGATGCAGCGATGCGATATGCCCGAATGGGCTGGCCGGTCTATCCCGTGCAACCGCCAAACGGCAAAGGCTGCAGTTGTAGTAAAGGCGCAAAGTGCGACTCACCAGGCAAGCACCCGTACCACGCACTGGGTGGGATGCAATCCGCATCGATAGATCCGTCCCAATTAAAAGATATCTTTTCAAACAACGAGGCGAACTTGGGGCTGTTGTGCGGCTCATTCTTGGTCCTTGACGTCGATGGTCCACAGGGAATCAAAGACCTCGCCGCAATGGAGGAGGAGCACGGCCCGTTGCCACGGACGCCGACTGCGGCGACGGGCGGAGGAGGCATGCACTTCCTCTTTAAAGCCGACCATCGCGTTAAGTCGCGGACGAAAATTGGCGGCTTGTCAATTGACACGAAGGCCGGTGCTACCTCAGCGATCGTCGCACCTCCAAGCCGGCATATGTCGGGGAATACCTATCGATGGCTCGTCTCGCCTGAGGCGGTGGAAACCGCGGTTGCGCCAGAGTGGCTGATACGCTTTGTAACCGGGGAGCGTACGCAAAGCGGCACGATATTTACGGTGCCAGAGCCGTCTGATTTCGCTACCCACCCAGGTGCTTCTGAGGGAGAGCGAAACGGCACTCTTTGCCGCCTCGTTGGAAGCCACCTCGCTCGGTACGGCGAGACCGACGATCTAATTCGACTGGCTTCGGAATGGGGCGAAAAGTGCGACCCACCGTTCGGTCGGCGGGAAACGGAGAGGACCGTTGTTGCACTAACCGCAAAGCATCGGGCAGGCGGGGCGGACACAATCAGAAAGGGCGAGACACTTGAACTAGACGTGACTCCCTTCAACGAAATCGAGGCAAAGGCTGTGAATTGGACTTGGGAGAGGCGAATCGCTTCAGGGAAAATAACACTTCTGACGGGTGACGGCGGTGTCGGGAAGTCGATTTTCACTTGCTACGTTGCATCGCAAATAAGTAGGGGCGAGCCGTTCTGCGACGGTAGCTGTTGTCCCCTGGGAGACGTATTTTTCGTCACTGGTGAAGATGGTGCGGCAGATACCATTCGTCCTCGGCTCGACGCTGCTGGCGCCGACGTGGCTCGCGTGCACTTGGTCAAGGGGCCGATTCCACGGGGACAAAAGTTTGCCATGTCGGTCGATCTGTCACTGCACATCAACATGCTAGATCGCATGTTGGAAGAGTATCCCAATGCAAAGCTGATTGTTATTGACCCGATTATGGACTTTCTCGGCGCCGCGACGAATTCCGACAAAGCGACCGATGTCCGACAGGTTCTGTCGCCACTGCGGGAACTGGCGGAAACACATGATGTTGGCATTCTAGCGATCAACCATTTGAATAAAGGCGGACGCAGTCCAAAAAACCGCTCGTTGGGATCCGGTGCCTTCGTGCATGTTGCCCGAATCGAGTTGCGCGTCTGTGAAGACCCCGAAGATGCTGAGCGTCGATTCTTACTGCCGGTCAAGAACAACCTGGCCGCGGCTGACGGTTTGGCGTATCGGATCGAGGGCAACAGCGAGGGTGCAGGCTTTGCCGTTTGGGAAAAAGAACCGGTCGATGTTTCGATCAATGACATTGAAGGTGAGGGTGGCGTAGAACGTTCGTCCCTTGAAGAGGCTATGGAGTGGCTGCGCGGAGCTCTAGCCGACGGTCGAGCAAAGTCTCGAGAACTCCTCTCCCAGGCCCGCCGTGACGGAGTCGCAGAAATCACGCTTCGACGAGCCGGTAAGAACCTCGGAATCAAGCCGTACTCGGACGACAGAGCGTGGTGGTGGGAGCTTCCCGCTGCAAAAACGGATGATGACACCGTTACCGACGGGGAGCAGCCGCCGGAAGCCGAGTCCTTTGCCTTCTGA
- a CDS encoding arylsulfatase, translated as MKNPNCHLFAMMLLAAAIVGSLSDAAFAQQKKPNILVIFGDDIGMWNVGAYTHGMMGHTPNIDSIAKQGVLFTDHYAQPSCTAGRAAFITGQMPIRTGMTTIGIPGSTRGIQKEDPTLAEVLKFQGYATGQFGKNHLGDRNEFLPTVHGFDEWFGNLYHLNAEEEPEELDYPGQKNPDYKKKYGPRGVLHAWATDSDDPTADPTFGRVGKQRIENTGPLTRKRMETFDNEVLEHTLTWLDKNGKGDQPFFCWFNTTAIHIWSHPQNKYVQQAVDEGRAEEDVVRAKMLEHDDQVGELLKKLKELGVDDNTIVIYTTDNGNELMMWPDGGYAPFRGEKGTTWEGGVRVPLVMKWPGQIAPGTALNGVQSHEDLFVSLAAAAGMTDLKSELLSGKKIGDMTYKVHLDGFDNIDYWTGKSDKSARRANFYYDETDLMAIRVDAWKMHIGVKPEGSWWDEKYYPSVPYVFNLLMDPMEKMDPQSHEWGYAGRKFFAQKMWAPTAAGPFLAAHLKSLQEYPPRQGADSLSMKKAIEGAMKKMDNPNGSSN; from the coding sequence ATGAAGAATCCAAATTGTCATCTCTTTGCTATGATGCTGCTCGCAGCTGCCATCGTCGGCAGCCTATCTGACGCCGCTTTCGCCCAGCAAAAGAAGCCGAATATTCTCGTCATCTTTGGTGACGATATCGGCATGTGGAATGTCGGCGCTTACACGCATGGCATGATGGGACATACTCCCAACATTGACAGCATCGCCAAGCAGGGAGTGCTGTTCACCGACCACTACGCCCAACCGAGTTGCACCGCCGGCCGCGCAGCATTTATCACCGGTCAGATGCCGATTCGCACCGGCATGACGACCATTGGGATTCCGGGTTCAACGCGGGGAATCCAAAAAGAAGATCCGACGCTTGCGGAGGTGCTCAAGTTCCAAGGCTATGCAACGGGACAGTTCGGCAAGAACCATTTGGGTGACCGCAATGAGTTTCTGCCGACCGTGCATGGCTTCGATGAATGGTTCGGCAACCTTTACCATTTGAACGCGGAAGAGGAACCAGAGGAACTCGACTACCCCGGACAGAAGAATCCTGACTACAAGAAGAAATATGGACCGCGAGGCGTGTTACACGCGTGGGCCACGGACTCGGATGACCCCACGGCGGATCCCACCTTTGGCCGCGTCGGCAAGCAACGGATCGAGAACACCGGCCCGCTGACCCGCAAGCGGATGGAGACGTTTGATAACGAGGTTCTGGAGCATACACTGACGTGGTTGGACAAAAACGGAAAGGGCGATCAGCCTTTCTTCTGCTGGTTCAATACGACGGCGATCCACATCTGGTCTCATCCCCAGAACAAATATGTTCAGCAGGCAGTCGATGAAGGGCGGGCCGAAGAGGACGTGGTGCGGGCAAAGATGCTGGAGCATGATGATCAGGTCGGCGAACTGCTGAAGAAGCTCAAGGAATTGGGCGTCGATGACAACACCATCGTGATTTACACCACCGACAACGGAAATGAATTGATGATGTGGCCGGACGGAGGTTATGCACCATTCCGCGGCGAGAAAGGCACGACCTGGGAAGGCGGTGTTCGCGTTCCGTTGGTCATGAAATGGCCGGGCCAGATTGCACCTGGGACCGCGCTCAACGGTGTCCAAAGCCACGAGGACCTGTTCGTCAGTCTCGCCGCCGCGGCGGGAATGACGGACCTCAAATCTGAATTGCTCTCGGGCAAAAAGATCGGCGACATGACGTACAAAGTCCACCTCGACGGATTCGACAACATCGATTACTGGACTGGTAAATCCGATAAATCGGCCCGGCGTGCGAATTTCTACTACGACGAAACCGACTTGATGGCTATCCGTGTTGATGCCTGGAAAATGCATATCGGTGTCAAGCCAGAAGGCAGTTGGTGGGATGAAAAGTACTACCCAAGCGTGCCTTACGTCTTCAATCTGTTGATGGACCCCATGGAAAAGATGGATCCGCAAAGCCACGAGTGGGGCTACGCGGGGCGGAAATTCTTCGCGCAAAAAATGTGGGCACCCACCGCTGCTGGCCCGTTCCTGGCAGCTCATCTCAAGAGCTTGCAAGAATATCCACCCCGGCAAGGGGCGGATTCGCTCAGCATGAAGAAGGCAATTGAAGGAGCGATGAAGAAAATGGACAATCCGAATGGCAGTAGTAACTAG
- a CDS encoding DNA polymerase, with amino-acid sequence MRTQQLFDTLSSLGLQVKLNTAGAPEVVGDIRKLTDPVKQALREHRQLFIDVLSDVLSDGPTALRNVRLGNETYSFGNWGLSERLLSPIAIDTETELIEGRKIPKIALASVSDGTIHRLIDPADLQAFIDAHSDCHYVCHNAAFDFVVIRKALSDPANWVQACDDGRLHDTMLLDSLVRLARSDEFPTNRDLGTLAQSYLKIAIDKDDPYRLRYGELIGQPWDNAEPGFFTYAIKDAIVTWSLYKVLSAIAEKLAVPFASQMLPDCRSRYGLLTESLQVRGAIALAHIERTGLSIDQGQVERTKKTLDAEVERVIHQIQTLPGTDGFFKVDSCGDLSWTAAGKPSINRSKLIEILSGIASDHGIDVPRTEKTDDVSTSVKFWSQHVALSVFLSLWVRLEETTKLRQFLTGLNSDRIHPRYMPLVRTGRTSCSRPNIQQLPRSGGFREMIVPTQGHYFLTIDYSAIELRTLAAICQRRYGASRLGDVIRKGDDPHAFTAAMFEGVALDAFEELPNKKELRQRSKALNFGIPGGLGAKSLVAYAESTYGVSMTIEEAQQFRQKLVVDVYPELSKYLDDDLPQTLAWNLKATPFGVRSQFDTDGRLGAAKRIVAGKGRANGESYGDAFIDQTWASLKDLNQNAKLRDRIANRDAGEQLSRDLFNGPVCTPTGRIRGAVGFSQARNTPFQGLAADGAKLALWRLCLAGYRCVAFIHDEVVIELPIESDHTEHARTIDRILCESMEELTGDIPVACQYALTDRWHKDAEAVYDTQGRLLVWRPKS; translated from the coding sequence ATGAGAACACAACAACTATTTGATACGCTGTCGTCGCTGGGCTTGCAGGTCAAGCTAAACACGGCCGGAGCACCGGAAGTGGTTGGCGATATCCGCAAGCTCACCGATCCAGTCAAGCAGGCACTTCGCGAGCACCGGCAACTTTTCATCGACGTTCTGTCCGATGTCCTTAGCGACGGACCTACAGCTCTTCGAAACGTTCGTTTGGGGAACGAGACCTACTCGTTCGGCAATTGGGGGTTGTCGGAACGACTCCTTTCCCCCATCGCCATCGACACCGAGACAGAACTGATCGAAGGAAGGAAGATCCCGAAGATCGCACTTGCGTCTGTCTCTGACGGCACGATACACCGCCTGATTGACCCCGCAGATCTCCAAGCCTTCATCGACGCTCATTCCGATTGCCACTACGTCTGTCACAACGCAGCCTTCGACTTTGTAGTGATTCGTAAGGCCTTGAGCGACCCTGCGAATTGGGTCCAAGCGTGCGATGACGGACGGCTTCACGACACGATGCTACTGGATTCCTTAGTTCGCCTAGCACGCTCAGACGAGTTCCCCACCAATCGTGACCTTGGAACCCTCGCCCAAAGCTACTTGAAAATCGCGATTGACAAAGACGATCCATACCGGCTGCGATACGGTGAGCTGATCGGCCAGCCATGGGACAACGCCGAGCCGGGTTTCTTCACGTACGCGATCAAGGATGCCATCGTAACATGGAGCCTGTACAAGGTTCTCTCGGCGATCGCCGAGAAGTTGGCCGTCCCGTTTGCATCGCAAATGCTTCCAGATTGCCGGTCTCGCTATGGCTTGTTGACTGAGTCGCTACAGGTACGGGGTGCAATTGCTTTGGCCCACATCGAGCGAACGGGGCTGTCAATTGATCAAGGGCAAGTCGAACGGACAAAGAAGACGCTTGATGCAGAAGTAGAACGGGTAATCCATCAGATCCAAACGTTGCCAGGGACAGACGGCTTCTTCAAGGTTGACAGCTGTGGAGATCTGTCATGGACGGCTGCCGGAAAGCCATCTATCAATCGTTCAAAGCTAATCGAGATCCTCTCGGGCATCGCCAGCGATCATGGCATCGATGTTCCGCGTACCGAAAAGACTGATGATGTTTCGACATCGGTCAAGTTTTGGAGTCAACACGTCGCACTGTCAGTTTTCCTGTCGCTTTGGGTTCGGCTAGAAGAAACGACAAAGCTACGCCAGTTTCTGACGGGGCTCAACAGCGACCGGATTCATCCGCGGTACATGCCCCTGGTAAGAACCGGCCGGACAAGCTGTTCGAGGCCCAACATCCAACAGTTGCCACGATCAGGCGGATTTCGTGAGATGATCGTGCCCACACAAGGGCACTACTTCCTGACGATTGATTATTCGGCGATCGAGCTTCGGACGCTTGCCGCCATTTGTCAGCGGCGATACGGGGCATCAAGGCTGGGCGACGTCATCCGGAAGGGGGACGACCCACACGCGTTTACGGCTGCAATGTTTGAGGGGGTGGCCCTCGACGCCTTTGAGGAGCTGCCGAACAAGAAGGAGCTTCGCCAGAGGTCCAAGGCGCTGAACTTCGGTATACCTGGAGGGCTTGGTGCGAAGTCGCTTGTCGCCTATGCCGAATCAACGTATGGCGTTTCGATGACCATCGAGGAGGCACAACAATTTCGTCAAAAACTTGTCGTCGATGTCTATCCTGAGCTATCAAAGTATCTTGACGATGACCTCCCTCAGACACTCGCCTGGAACCTCAAGGCAACCCCGTTTGGCGTGAGGAGCCAGTTCGATACCGATGGTCGCTTGGGTGCTGCCAAACGAATCGTTGCTGGAAAAGGCAGGGCGAATGGGGAATCGTACGGCGACGCGTTCATTGATCAGACCTGGGCTTCGCTGAAGGACCTCAACCAGAACGCGAAGCTTCGGGACCGAATCGCCAATCGTGACGCCGGAGAGCAACTTAGCCGCGACCTCTTCAATGGCCCCGTCTGTACACCCACCGGCAGGATCCGTGGTGCTGTCGGGTTTTCTCAGGCTCGCAACACGCCCTTTCAAGGACTGGCGGCCGATGGAGCCAAGCTCGCTCTCTGGAGGTTGTGCCTTGCGGGTTACCGCTGCGTCGCCTTCATCCACGACGAAGTCGTAATCGAGCTGCCGATTGAAAGCGATCACACCGAGCATGCGAGAACAATCGACCGAATCCTGTGTGAGTCGATGGAAGAGCTTACGGGGGACATCCCTGTCGCCTGTCAATACGCGCTGACCGATCGATGGCATAAGGACGCCGAAGCAGTCTACGACACCCAGGGACGCCTGTTGGTCTGGCGGCCCAAATCATGA
- a CDS encoding MPN domain-containing protein: MKIRYINNDEAWKRKSRKRPVLNHRRRSRTKIRFTPYAWAKLLCLRDAGPSEVGGFGISDPDDPLLVIDIDLVKQSCTTVTVEFDDESVADLFDRQVDSGRTPDQFARIWIHTHPGCSAMPSGTDEETFDRSFATPDWAVMFILAKSGATYGRLRFNTGPGASVRLAVDVDYSTDFTASDTDGWLDEFDANVRIHDPFARTPSTVEDPFALECDPMEIDALRWHATEWVAS, encoded by the coding sequence ATGAAGATTCGTTACATCAATAACGACGAAGCCTGGAAAAGAAAGAGCAGGAAGAGGCCGGTATTGAATCATCGGCGCCGGTCACGGACGAAGATACGGTTCACTCCCTATGCGTGGGCGAAGCTATTGTGTCTGCGTGACGCTGGGCCAAGTGAAGTGGGCGGATTCGGCATCAGCGACCCCGACGATCCGCTTTTGGTCATCGATATTGATCTGGTGAAGCAGTCCTGCACGACGGTCACGGTCGAGTTCGATGACGAATCGGTTGCCGATCTGTTTGACCGACAAGTCGACTCTGGACGCACTCCAGACCAGTTCGCACGGATATGGATCCACACCCATCCCGGATGTTCGGCCATGCCTAGCGGAACCGATGAAGAAACATTCGATCGATCGTTCGCTACTCCCGACTGGGCCGTGATGTTCATCTTGGCCAAGAGCGGAGCAACCTACGGCCGTTTGCGTTTCAACACCGGTCCCGGTGCCTCAGTGCGATTGGCAGTCGATGTTGACTACTCAACTGACTTTACTGCATCGGATACCGACGGCTGGCTGGACGAATTTGACGCCAACGTCCGCATTCATGACCCGTTCGCCAGGACACCATCCACCGTGGAGGATCCGTTTGCTCTGGAGTGCGATCCGATGGAGATTGACGCACTCCGCTGGCACGCAACGGAGTGGGTGGCATCATGA
- a CDS encoding AAA family ATPase, whose protein sequence is MTLTQRMRELVDACFTGIWIESQEHEDAIGELGRLCSEEDWQLALWDVNRGLHSFSGGDLGAEAADPLSAVESLRTLGQGDGTTLLVLKNYHRFLQSPEIVQAVYRAVVDGKTARTFVVILSPSVQLPPELETLFVTIEHPRPSREQLAEIARGVATEGNELPDGPEFEAVLDAAAGLTRLEAENAFSLSLVRHQCLRPPAIWEIKTQTLKHSGLLSLYRGDSDFSSLGGLSALKAFTRRALLRSRTSGSVHARGVMLLSPPGCGKSEFCKCLGKEVNRPVLMLDVGSLMGSLVGQSEERTRQALATVDAMAPCVLMIDEVEKAFAGASGGGSNDSGVSSRMMGTVLTWLNDHESDVFVVLTANAVRKLPPELSRAERFDGVFFLDLPSRQQKDEIWRLYRDRYGISDDEPCPKDDLWTGAEIKSCCRLATLLDTPLSQAADNVVPVAVTSAESVERLRNWADGRCLASDHAGIYRSVQTTSNRRRRVSTQPSAN, encoded by the coding sequence ATGACACTGACTCAACGAATGAGGGAGCTCGTCGATGCCTGCTTTACAGGCATATGGATCGAGTCCCAAGAACATGAAGACGCCATCGGCGAATTGGGCCGACTGTGCAGCGAAGAAGACTGGCAGCTTGCCCTGTGGGACGTTAATCGTGGACTGCATAGCTTCAGCGGTGGCGACCTTGGCGCCGAGGCCGCTGACCCGTTGTCGGCGGTGGAATCGCTTCGCACGCTCGGTCAAGGCGATGGCACTACGCTGCTGGTGCTGAAGAACTACCATCGCTTCCTGCAGTCGCCCGAGATCGTGCAAGCGGTCTACCGGGCCGTTGTCGATGGCAAGACGGCTCGTACGTTCGTGGTGATCCTGTCACCAAGCGTGCAGCTACCGCCCGAACTGGAAACCCTGTTCGTCACGATCGAACACCCCCGGCCTAGCCGCGAACAACTTGCGGAGATCGCCCGTGGGGTCGCCACCGAAGGCAATGAATTGCCAGACGGTCCCGAATTTGAAGCGGTGCTTGATGCCGCTGCCGGGCTGACTCGCCTGGAAGCCGAGAATGCGTTCTCGCTATCTCTTGTTCGTCACCAATGCTTGCGGCCTCCGGCGATTTGGGAGATCAAGACCCAAACACTGAAGCACTCCGGTCTGCTGTCGCTTTATCGGGGCGATTCGGACTTCAGCTCCCTCGGTGGCCTGTCGGCCCTGAAAGCGTTCACACGACGAGCGTTGCTGCGATCACGAACGAGTGGCTCGGTGCATGCTCGGGGAGTGATGTTGTTGTCGCCCCCAGGCTGCGGCAAATCAGAATTCTGCAAGTGTCTCGGCAAAGAGGTGAATCGACCGGTGCTGATGCTCGATGTTGGCTCGCTCATGGGGTCACTTGTCGGTCAATCGGAAGAGAGAACCCGCCAAGCATTGGCGACCGTCGATGCGATGGCACCCTGTGTGCTGATGATCGACGAAGTGGAGAAGGCGTTTGCCGGTGCTTCGGGCGGAGGCAGCAATGACAGTGGCGTGTCGTCGCGGATGATGGGAACGGTTCTGACGTGGCTTAATGACCATGAATCGGATGTCTTCGTTGTCTTGACCGCGAACGCCGTCCGGAAACTACCACCGGAGCTTAGCCGCGCCGAACGCTTTGACGGTGTGTTCTTTCTCGACCTACCGAGTCGGCAACAGAAGGATGAGATCTGGCGGTTGTATCGCGACCGCTATGGGATCAGCGATGATGAGCCTTGTCCCAAGGATGACCTTTGGACTGGGGCGGAGATCAAGTCGTGCTGTCGACTCGCTACGCTGCTGGATACGCCCCTCTCGCAAGCAGCGGACAACGTTGTGCCTGTGGCAGTCACTTCGGCTGAATCGGTGGAACGACTGCGAAACTGGGCCGATGGTCGCTGCTTGGCGTCAGATCATGCCGGCATCTATCGCTCGGTCCAGACAACGTCGAATCGTCGCCGACGTGTTTCAACACAGCCTTCTGCGAACTAG
- a CDS encoding DUF2997 domain-containing protein: protein MKTIEVIVSPDGSTKVETKGFTGSTCQQASEFLEQTLGKKRSEHRTAEFYRTEASQTQQARQQSS, encoded by the coding sequence GTGAAAACGATCGAAGTGATTGTCTCGCCCGATGGTTCAACCAAGGTCGAGACGAAAGGGTTTACTGGCAGCACGTGCCAGCAAGCGAGCGAGTTCCTGGAACAAACCCTCGGCAAGAAACGCAGCGAACATCGTACGGCTGAGTTCTATCGAACCGAGGCCAGCCAAACACAACAAGCCCGGCAGCAGTCTTCCTAG
- a CDS encoding transposase produces the protein MLTGDSHGRKNIEAKRRTFSDEFKQNAVARIVNQGYSFNAAADAVGVAVLALRRWRYCRSIRKRQHTHYFKRSSFKPTPHPRGRPIALSLPGVCCIQDQVGQYEHLNILSKYWGLTRWLHRSN, from the coding sequence ATTCTCACAGGAGATTCTCATGGTAGAAAAAATATTGAAGCCAAACGCCGCACTTTCAGTGACGAATTCAAGCAGAACGCAGTCGCTCGGATTGTCAATCAGGGCTACTCATTCAATGCAGCGGCAGATGCCGTTGGTGTCGCGGTCTTGGCTCTTCGTCGGTGGCGATACTGCCGGTCCATACGTAAACGGCAGCACACTCACTATTTCAAAAGAAGTTCCTTCAAGCCAACACCACACCCTCGGGGCCGCCCGATAGCACTGAGTTTGCCGGGCGTTTGCTGCATCCAAGACCAGGTCGGTCAGTATGAGCACTTGAACATCCTGTCGAAATATTGGGGATTAACTCGATGGTTACATCGGAGTAACTGA
- a CDS encoding ThiF family adenylyltransferase: MKEAQDRFVRQSALVPADRLSGLTVTVIGVGAIGRQVALQLASVGVRQIQLIDFDTVEPTNVTTQGYLASDIGKTKVTATSQAIRQIDPIIELNKVLDRYRAKQSTGDVVFCCVDSITARSAIWRSVRGRTELFVDGRMLGEVIRVLAAHDLSSSAHYARTLFAAQMPSRAPARHTARSTPLRSQQG, translated from the coding sequence ATGAAAGAGGCTCAAGATCGCTTTGTACGCCAATCTGCTCTCGTCCCGGCAGACCGTTTATCAGGGCTTACAGTCACAGTGATCGGAGTCGGAGCCATCGGGCGCCAGGTTGCATTGCAGCTGGCGTCGGTCGGTGTGCGTCAGATTCAATTGATCGACTTCGACACGGTTGAACCGACCAATGTGACGACACAAGGCTACCTGGCATCCGACATCGGCAAGACAAAAGTGACGGCAACGTCACAAGCGATCCGGCAGATTGATCCCATTATCGAGCTCAACAAGGTGCTCGATCGCTACCGAGCCAAGCAGAGCACCGGCGACGTGGTGTTTTGTTGTGTCGACTCGATCACCGCACGCTCCGCCATTTGGCGGTCTGTGCGGGGCCGAACCGAACTGTTTGTTGACGGACGGATGCTAGGCGAGGTCATTCGCGTACTAGCTGCTCATGACCTCTCATCGTCGGCCCACTACGCTCGAACCCTGTTCGCCGCTCAGATGCCCAGCAGGGCACCTGCACGTCACACGGCACGATCTACGCCGCTTCGATCGCAGCAGGGCTGA